In Primulina huaijiensis isolate GDHJ02 chromosome 16, ASM1229523v2, whole genome shotgun sequence, a single genomic region encodes these proteins:
- the LOC140961865 gene encoding protein yippee-like At3g08990, whose protein sequence is MGKVFLIFLEGNLYSCKYCQSHLGLAKDILSKSFHCKHGKAYLFDNVVNVNVGEKEDRLMMTGIHTVVDIFCVGCGSIVGWKYEAAQDKNQKYKEGKFILERFKVLGPDGSEYVLSENVHMAGSDADDS, encoded by the exons ATGGGAAAGGTATTTCTGATTTTCCTTGAAGGGAATTTGTATAGTTGCAAGTACTGTCAATCCCATCTTGGTCTCGCCAAGGACATACTCTCGAAG TCTTTCCACTGCAAGCATGGGAAGGCTTACCTCTTTGATAATGT TGTGAATGTTAATGTTGGGGAGAAAGAAGATAGGTTGATGATGACTGGAATCCACACTGTTGTCGACATATTTTGTGTGGGATGTGGCTCCATTGTGGGCTGGAAATAT GAAGCTGCTCAAGACAAGAACCAAAAGTACAAAGAAGGAAAGTTTATACTCGAAAG GTTTAAGGTGTTGGGACCAGATGGAAGCGAGTATGTGTTATCTGAAAACGTCCATATGGCCGGTAGTGATGCTGATGATTCGTAG
- the LOC140960927 gene encoding uncharacterized protein has protein sequence MRASLRICPQKLHIYAITAFTLAILVIIFTDSFVFNLSVGFGIVENRNKRLDQLKIHTPSDTILNLVQSTEGDHRGSSAPPAPVHNGRRVSRTRNKLKTDVLGLFNSTELSRRFDSRVDEFFSANQCEVQFFMTWFAPVDSFGEREFFGMESLFQTNPRSCLVIVSRTMDSIKGYEKLEPLISRGYRIQAITPDLWDLLKNTSGETWLKDIKNGTRDPGVIPLSQNLSNLIRLAVVYRYGGVYLDTDFIVLKDLSVLRNSIGAQSVDVNGNWSRLNNALLAFDKKHPLVYKFIEEFATTFNGNKWGHNGPYLVSRVVNGTLGEIRDFNFTVMPTTAFYPVDWIRIGRFFARPNDTDSEKWVESTVHQLHQSTYAVHLWNSQSKKLQIEKGSIIWRLLSQHCVICR, from the coding sequence ATGCGTGCTTCTTTGAGAATTTGCCCTCAGAAACTGCACATCTACGCCATTACCGCTTTCACTTTGGCGATCTTAGTTATTATTTTCACTGACAGCTTCGTATTCAATTTATCGGTGGGTTTCGGTATTGTCGAAAATAGAAACAAACGTCTTGATCAGTTGAAGATTCACACACCCTCTGATACAATACTGAACTTAGTTCAATCAACAGAAGGTGATCATCGGGGATCCTCGGCTCCTCCTGCTCCTGTTCATAATGGAAGAAGAGTCTCTCGGACCAGAAACAAGCTTAAGACCGATGTTTTAGGCTTATTTAACTCGACAGAGTTGTCGAGAAGATTCGATTCTAGAGTTGACGAATTTTTCAGTGCAAACCAATGCGAAGTTCAGTTTTTCATGACATGGTTTGCTCCCGTTGATTCGTTTGGCGAAAGGGAGTTTTTCGGGATGGAGAGCTTATTCCAAACAAATCCAAGAAGCTGTTTAGTTATTGTTTCGAGAACTATGGATTCGATAAAAGGGTATGAAAAGTTGGAGCCTTTGATTAGTCGCGGTTATCGTATTCAAGCAATCACTCCTGACTTGTGGGATTTGTTGAAGAATACTTCTGGTGAAACTTGGTTGAAAGATATCAAGAATGGTACCAGGGATCCAGGAGTGATCCCCCTCTCACAAAATCTATCAAATTTGATCAGGCTTGCAGTTGTGTACAGATACGGAGGAGTATACTTGGACACAGATTTCATAGTTTTGAAAGATTTGTCAGTTTTAAGGAACTCCATCGGAGCACAAAGTGTTGATGTCAATGGAAACTGGTCAAGATTGAACAATGCACTTCTGGCTTTTGACAAGAAACATCCGCTTGTTTACAAATTTATAGAGGAATTTGCTACAACTTTCAATGGGAACAAGTGGGGCCACAATGGGCCTTATCTAGTCTCCAGGGTAGTCAATGGTACATTGGGAGAGATTCGAGATTTCAACTTCACGGTTATGCCAACAACTGCTTTCTACCCGGTGGACTGGATCCGGATCGGCAGATTTTTCGCCCGGCCTAATGACACCGACAGCGAAAAGTGGGTTGAATCTACTGTCCATCAGCTACACCAGTCGACTTATGCAGTGCATTTGTGGAACAGCCAGAGTAAAAAGTTGCAGATTGAAAAAGGAAGTATAATATGGAGATTGTTATCCCAACATTGTGTTATTTGCAGGTAG
- the LOC140961443 gene encoding auxin transporter-like protein 2: MSSQKQAEEAIVSTFSDTEHEDGGKEEEKVEDQPIFSVKNLLWHGGSAWDAWFSCASNQVAQVLLTLPYSFSQLGMLSGVVFQVFYGIMGSWTAYLISVLYIEYRSRKEKEGVNFKNHVIQWYEVLDGLLGPIGKAVGLAFNCTFLLFGSVIQLIACASNIYYINDHLDKRTWTYIFGACCAATVFIPSFHNYRIWSFIGLGMTTYTAWYMTIAALVHGQVEGVQHSGPKKLVLYFTGATNILYTFGGHAVTVEIMHAMWKPRKFKYIYLMATLYVFTLTLPSASCVYWAFGDQLLNHANAFALLPKSGWRDTAVILMLIHQFITFGFACTPLYFVWEKVIGMHDTRSVCLRALVRLPVVIPIWFFAIIFPFFGPINSAVGALLVSFTVYIIPAVAHMITYMRADARKNAAEKPPFFLPSWAAMYALNSFVVIWVLLVGFGFGGWASVTNFVRQVDTFGLFAKCYQCKPPTPVHQAPVPSHS; this comes from the exons ATGTCGTCCCAGAAGCAAGCAGAGGAAGCCATTGTCTCCACCTTTAGCGATACTGAGCATGAAGACGGCGGCAAGGAGGAGGAGAAAGTGGAAGACCAACCAATTTTCAGCGTCAAAAACTTACTCTGGCACGGTGGCTCTGCCTGGGATGCCTGGTTCAGTTGTGCTTCCAATCAA GTTGCGCAAGTGCTGCTGACGCTACCATACTCATTTTCTCAACTTGGAATGCTCTCTGGAGTTGTGTTTCAAGTATTCTACGGCATTATGGGCAGCTGGACTGCGTATCTTATCAGTGTTTTATACATTGAGTATCGAAGCAGAAAGGAAAAAGAAGGCGTCAACTTCAAAAACCATGTCATTCAG TGGTACGAAGTGCTGGATGGGTTACTTGGCCCGATCGGGAAAGCTGTAGGTTTAGCCTTCAACTGCACTTTTCTTCTGTTTGGATCCGTCATCCAACTCATAGCATGTGCAAG CAACATATACTACATAAATGACCATCTGGATAAGAGGACTTGGACTTATATCTTTGGAGCTTGTTGCGCCGCCACTGTTTTCATTCCCTCCTTTCACAACTACCGAATTTGGTCCTTTATAGGACTTGGAATGACCACTTATACAGCTTGGTACATGACTATTGCGGCCCTTGTTCATGGCCAG GTTGAAGGTGTTCAGCACTCGGGTCCAAAGAAGCTAGTGCTGTACTTCACCGGAGCTACCAACATACTGTACACGTTTGGTGGTCATGCTGTCACAGT GGAAATCATGCATGCAATGTGGAAACCTCGGAAGTTCAAGTATATATACTTAATGGCTACACTTTATGTTTTCACACTTACTTTACCATCGGCTTCCTGTGTCTATTGGGCTTTTGGTGACCAACTCCTCAATCACGCCAACGCATTCGCACTGCTACCCAAGTCGGGTTGGCGAGACACTGCAGTTATCCTTATGCTCATTCATCAG TTCATTACATTTGGATTCGCGTGTACGCCACTTTACTTTGTTTGGGAGAAGGTGATTGGGATGCATGACACTAGGAGCGTATGTTTAAGGGCACTTGTAAGATTGCCGGTAGTGATACCGATATGGTTCTTCGCCATTATCTTCCCATTTTTTGGCCCAATTAACTCTGCAGTTGGTGCACTTTTAGTGAGTTTCACAGTCTACATCATCCCAGCTGTAGCACATATGATCACTTACATGAGAGCCGATGCTCGTAAG AACGCTGCAGAGAAGCCTCCATTCTTCTTGCCAAGTTGGGCAGCTATGTATGCTTTGAATTCTTTTGTGGTAATTTGGGTACTTTTGGTTGGATTTGGGTTCGGAGGATGGGCAAGCGTTactaattttgtgagacaagtCGACACTTTTGGTCTCTTCGCCAAGTGCTATCAGTGCAAGCCACCGACACCGGTGCATCAAGCACCAGTGCCATCGCACTCTTGA
- the LOC140961090 gene encoding uncharacterized protein, whose translation MRRRVSLSPAPTIYPNHGGSGVATGKSRENKKGSLKMWTFNRSRFSPARLMRQIGTKVEVALWFVTSSRKVSSATFAKSRSYAEKLDCQQAEAIEDCIDFFNSFSSLQRSNSVSSTC comes from the coding sequence ATGAGAAGAAGAGTGAGTTTGAGCCCTGCACCAACCATCTACCCCAATCACGGTGGCAGTGGGGTTGCTACTGGGAAGTCCCGAGAAAACAAGAAGGGGTCGTTGAAAATGTGGACATTCAACCGGTCGAGGTTTTCTCCGGCCAGATTGATGAGGCAGATCGGAACAAAGGTGGAGGTAGCCTTGTGGTTCGTGACGTCGTCACGTAAAGTTTCTTCGGCTACCTTCGCGAAGTCGCGTTCATACGCGGAGAAGCTGGATTGTCAACAGGCTGAAGCCATTGAGGATTGCATTGATTTTTTcaattctttttcttctttgcaAAGGTCAAATTCAGTAAGCAGCACTTGTTAG
- the LOC140960766 gene encoding transcription factor DIVARICATA-like, with protein MDREMGLVSSTSCFLDSDYNWFFEGNQVMTRWTPEENKRFENALAYFDQDTPDRWYNVAAMIPGKTISDVKKQYQELVEDVSDIEAGLIPIPGYANNSFTLEWVNNHGHCNSVRKRSSSTRGSDHERKKGVPWTEEEHRQFLLGLKKYGKGDWRNIANNFVTTRTPTQVASHAQKYFTRQLLGTKDKKRSSIHDITTASLTAEANSPSKYHKDHTPNCSPDKSTSILQSQQDLHDPDKIGVLWRATTCDSDNFLYCYNPGTTMVFSPPNSSSSTISTSYEGTPTFGINLLECGTQHELWIEPDDMIF; from the exons ATGGATAGGGAAATGGGACTCGTGTCTTCTACATCATGTTTCTTGGATTCTGATTATAACTGGTTTTTTGAGGGAAATCAGGTTATGACTAGATGGACGCCTGAGGAGAACAAAAGGTTTGAAAATGCTCTTGCTTATTTTGATCAGGATACTCCCGACAGGTGGTACAATGTGGCGGCCATGATTCCGGGGAAGACAATAAGTGATGTAAAGAAACAGTATCAAGAATTGGTCGAAGATGTAAGCGACATAGAAGCAGGGCTAATACCGATTCCAGGTTATGCAAATAACTCTTTCACATTGGAGTGGGTGAATAACCATGGACACTGTAATTCGGTTCGAAAACGAAGCTCTTCGACTCGGGGTTCAGATCACGAACGGAAAAAAGGAGTGCCCTGGACAGAGGAAGAGCACag ACAATTTTTGTTGGGGTTAAAAAAGTATGGAAAAGGAGACTGGAGAAATATCGCGAATAATTTCGTGACAACAAGGACGCCAACGCAGGTCGCGAGTCATGCTCAGAAGTATTTCACCAGGCAGCTTTTGGGGACGAAAGACAAGAAAAGATCTAGCATACATGATATCACAACTGCCAGTCTTACAGCTGAAGCAAATTCTCCTTCAAAATATCACAAAGATCATACTCCGAATTGTTCACCTGATAAATCAACCTCAATCCTGCAGTCACAACAAGATCTGCATGATCCAGACAAGATTGGAGTACTGTGGCGAGCAACAACATGTGATTCTGATAATTTTCTGTATTGTTATAATCCAGGAACAACGATGGTGTTCAGCCCACCAAATAGCAGCAGCTCAACTATCAGCACATCTTATGAAGGAACTCCAACATTTGGAATAAATCTGCTCGAATGCGGAACACAGCACGAGCTCTGGATAGAACCCGATGACATGATTTTCTAG
- the LOC140961882 gene encoding protein OCTOPUS-like: protein MDMNSVVTFADPTAPPPLPPQPPRSSFSCDRHPDEQFSGFCPSCLCERLTVLDKSSSNTPSSSRRPSSVSAAATIKSLFSSSSSKPANVNFFPPPPHSKPSKPTSVLPQLRRTKSFSASKNESLGLSFEPQRKSCDVRGRNTLSSLFTLDDDDKTIPSASTSRNYAERSQNTKPYESYIANKHVLEEPENEESVKDPENIEVGFVDEEGDTDEITPALDSHLENLRSNSERNVIDSEMVGSYFLNMSNNVKLMKDNLDIGTREKKSSGRGFWAAASVFSKKWHNWRRKQKIKRQNNGENLPTLPVEKPISKQFRETQSEVADYGFGRRSCDTDPRFSLDAGRISFDDPRYSFDEPRASWDGHLLGRSFPRMVAPMVSLMEDSPATHVQRSDMQIPVEEPPSTLNCSTEDEVVPGGSAQTREYYLDSFSRRRKSLDRSSSMRKMEPSVATENDNKVLPAGVDYFHGPKILIGERDLRDSNSCSFRDDCSEFFELKSGLRDGDPVVGNAARKESKKTRRWSWRIWGLINRHGGRNKFGDEERYGGSNRVERSFSESWRELNREGNADGRGGLERKVFRSNSTVSWRNSNHFHHAPFGSFRKSSIENGYGNVLEKSKSGRFSLNRVDNEPLRIYLPPMRSGRRGGMNLNPNNSHSIARSVLRLY, encoded by the coding sequence ATGGATATGAATTCCGTTGTCACCTTCGCTGATCCGACGGCGCCGCCGCCTCTACCGCCACAGCCTCCTCGTTCCTCCTTCAGTTGTGACCGCCACCCCGATGAGCAATTCTCGGGATTTTGTCCATCTTGCCTCTGCGAGCGCCTCACGGTACTGGATAAATCGTCTTCCAACACTCCCTCTTCTTCTCGCCGTCCCTCCTCGGTCTCCGCCGCCGCCACCATTAAATCTCTCTTCTCCTCCTCTTCATCAAAGCCCGCTAACGTTAACTTCTTCCCGCCTCCACCCCATTCGAAACCTTCCAAGCCCACGTCTGTTTTGCCCCAACTACGTCGTACTAAGTCATTCTCAGCTTCCAAAAACGAATCTCTAGGCCTCTCTTTCGAGCCCCAGAGAAAATCTTGCGACGTTAGGGGGAGAAACACTCTTTCATCACTTTTCACGCTTGACGACGATGATAAAACGATACCCTCTGCTTCCACCTCTCGAAACTACGCAGAGCGTAGCCAGAATACTAAACCATACGAGTCATATATAGCGAATAAGCATGTTTTGGAGGAACCCGAAAACGAGGAGAGTGTCAAGGATCCTGAAAACATAGAAGTTGGTTTTGTGGATGAGGAGGGTGATACTGATGAAATTACTCCAGCTCTAGATTCCCATTTGGAGAATCTAAGAAGTAATAGTGAAAGAAATGTGATTGACTCTGAGATGGTGGGATCATACTTTTTAAATATGAGTAATAATGTGAAGCTTATGAAAGATAATCTAGATATTGGCACTCGGGAAAAGAAGAGTTCTGGGAGAGGATTTTGGGCTGCTGCCTCCGTTTTTAGCAAGAAATGGCACAACTGGAGGCGGAAGCAGAAGATCAAACGGCAGAATAATGGCGAAAACTTACCTACATTACCTGTGGAGAAACCGATTTCGAAGCAGTTCAGAGAAACTCAGTCCGAGGTTGCGGATTATGGGTTCGGGAGGAGGTCATGTGACACTGATCCTAGATTTTCACTTGATGCAGGCAGGATCAGCTTTGATGATCCGAGATATTCATTTGACGAGCCTCGAGCCTCCTGGGATGGACATTTACTCGGTAGGAGTTTTCCAAGGATGGTGGCACCTATGGTTTCTTTGATGGAAGATTCCCCTGCCACACACGTACAGCGCTCTGATATGCAGATTCCGGTGGAAGAACCACCATCGACATTGAACTGCTCTACCGAGGATGAGGTTGTTCCTGGAGGGTCTGCGCAGACAAGGGAGTATTACTTGGATTCTTTTTCGAGGAGAAGGAAGAGTCTTGATAGGTCTAGTTCGATGAGGAAGATGGAACCCTCTGTGGCTACTGAGAATGATAATAAAGTTTTGCCAGCAGGTGTAGATTACTTCCACGGGCCTAAAATATTGATCGGGGAGAGAGATTTGAGGGATTCGAATTCGTGTTCTTTTAGGGATGATTGTTCTGAATTTTTTGAATTGAAGAGTGGGCTTAGAGATGGTGATCCTGTGGTAGGGAATGCAGCAAGAAAAGAGTCGAAAAAGACTAGGCGTTGGAGTTGGAGGATATGGGGCTTGATAAACCGGCATGGTGGCAGAAACAAATTCGGGGATGAGGAGAGATATGGTGGATCAAATAGGGTGGAACGTTCATTTTCTGAGTCTTGGAGGGAGTTAAACAGGGAAGGGAACGCAGATGGGAGAGGTGGACTCGAGAGAAAAGTGTTCAGGAGCAATAGCACTGTGAGTTGGAGGAATTCAAATCACTTTCATCATGCACCATTTGGGAGTTTTAGGAAATCAAGTATCGAAAATGGATATGGAAATGTGTTGGAAAAGAGTAAGAGTGGGAGGTTTTCTCTGAACCGTGTCGATAACGAGCCCTTGAGGATTTACTTGCCGCCGATGAGGAGCGGGCGAAGAGGGGGAATGAACCTCAATCCGAATAACTCTCACTCAATTGCGAGAAGCGTCCTGCGTTTGTACTGA